Proteins from a genomic interval of Bombyx mori chromosome 8, ASM3026992v2:
- the LOC101739916 gene encoding lipase 1, translating into MSFKTLKLISALVFLTFKRGVATEDSSGTVPSFSSIAEALGYDCVAHRITTKDGYILTLFNIPGNKTRPIFFMHGFGDSSRTFIVRGNTSMLVSVAKAGYDVWAGNMRGNEYSRDHVTLNADIDVAAYWNFSYHEVGVYDLPAQIDYILNKTQQNRLSVISHSQGSAVFFVLLSTYPEYNEKIRPLITLGP; encoded by the coding sequence ATGTCgttcaaaacattaaaattaataagtgcTCTCGTATTCCTAACATTTAAGCGCGGTGTAGCCACGGAAGACTCGTCCGGGACCGTACCAAGCTTTTCATCAATAGCTGAAGCCCTCGGATACGATTGCGTTGCTCACAGGATCACAACAAAAGACGGTTACATACTCACCCTGTTCAATATACCGGGCAACAAAACCAGGCCGATTTTTTTTATGCACGGATTCGGAGATTCCTCACGCACGTTCATAGTCCGAGGGAACACATCTATGTTGGTATCCGTGGCCAAAGCCGGGTATGACGTGTGGGCCGGGAACATGAGGGGGAATGAATACTCCCGCGACCACGTGACGCTGAACGCAGATATAGACGTCGCGGCCTACTGGAATTTTTCGTACCACGAAGTCGGCGTGTACGATCTGCCCGCCCAAATCGATTACATACTGAACAAGACCCAACAAAATCGACTGAGTGTCATAAGCCATTCCCAAGGAAGCGCCGTATTCTTTGTGCTCTTATCCACTTACCCCGAGTACAATGAAAAGATTCGACCCCTAATAACACTAGGGCcttaa
- the LOC101739454 gene encoding lipase 1, producing the protein MSFKTFKLISALVFLTFKRGVATEDSSGTVPSFSSIAEALGYDCIVHTITTKDGYILTLFNIPGNKTRPIFFMHGFGDSSRTFIVRGNTSMLVSVAKAGYDVWAGNMRGNEYSRDHVTLNADIDVAAYWNFSYHEVGVYDLPAQIDYILNKTQQNRLSVISHSQGSAVFFVLLSTYPEYNEKIRPLITLGPLSYAQNIRPPVRLLILIAPVLEVIFKALNQYELFDRTTRLIVELLCSLRPFGGELCEAILLSTAGQSDDTFKGGFIRTVINYYPVSTSVKNSLHVAQNSNSRRFAQYDYGPAANIARYGNALPPAYDLSKVNCSVAILMAKNDKLSPIEDNVMLNNSLPNVVVYEFVERSPMNHYDFVWGEDMYLILHPFILKLLERYQ; encoded by the coding sequence ATGTCGTTCAAAACATTCAAATTAATAAGTGCTCTCGTATTCCTAACATTTAAGCGCGGTGTAGCCACGGAAGACTCGTCCGGGACCGTACCAAGCTTTTCATCAATAGCTGAAGCCCTCGGATACGATTGCATTGTTCACACGATCACAACGAAAGACGGTTACATACTCACTCTGTTCAATATACCGGGTAACAAAACCAGGCCGATTTTTTTTATGCACGGATTCGGAGATTCCTCACGCACGTTCATAGTCCGAGGGAACACATCTATGTTGGTATCCGTGGCCAAAGCCGGGTATGACGTGTGGGCCGGGAACATGAGGGGGAATGAATACTCCCGCGACCACGTGACGCTGAACGCAGATATAGACGTCGCGGCCTACTGGAATTTTTCGTACCACGAAGTCGGCGTGTACGATCTGCCCGCCCAAATCGATTACATACTGAACAAGACCCAACAAAATCGACTGAGTGTCATAAGTCATTCCCAAGGAAGCGCCGTATTCTTCGTGCTCTTATCCACTTACCCAGAGTACAATGAAAAGATTCGACCCCTAATAACACTAGGGCCTTTATCATACGCTCAAAACATACGACCTCCAGTTAGATTATTGATTCTAATCGCGCCCGTTTTGGAGGTAATATTCAAGGCATTAAACCAGTACGAGCTGTTTGATAGAACTACGAGACTCATCGTAGAATTGCTTTGCAGTCTCCGACCGTTCGGTGGTGAATTGTGCGAAGCCATACTGCTGAGCACGGCGGGACAAAGCGACGACACGTTCAAAGGAGGATTCATTCGCACGGTCATAAATTACTACCCGGTGAGCACTTCAGTTAAGAACAGCCTGCACGTTGCCCAAAACAGTAACAGCAGAAGGTTCGCCCAATACGATTACGGTCCGGCGGCGAACATCGCTAGATACGGCAACGCTCTTCCACCGGCTTACGATCTGAGCAAAGTGAACTGCAGCGTAGCAATTCTCATGGCCAAAAACGACAAGCTGTCGCCAATCGAAGATAACGTGATGTTAAATAATTCACTGCCTAATGTTGTCGTATATGAGTTTGTTGAACGGAGCCCAATGAATCATTACGACTTCGTGTGGGGCGAAGATATGTATTTGATCTTACatccgtttattttgaaattactaGAGCGGTATCAgtaa
- the LOC134199221 gene encoding lipase 1-like, with protein MIFPSLIFKIAFILLVAFLNKVSNSLIDSPILESIPGDIAIEQNDFVKSYGLDPVGNLVSIEVPEDANLDFNGLAKKYGHPCEEHYIESEDGYITKLFHLPGDKKRPVLMMHGIFDSADTFIIRGNRSMAISLANTGYDVWVGNMRGNKHSRRHVTLNPDKDPEFWNFSYHEMALYDLPATIDYILGHTGQTRIYGIGHSLGNNIFFAMTSMLPQYNKKIRIFISLAPAVHLDNIKLPTRILAVLSPLNNYLLKGTGQEEILADSTILFKILRKVCPIGLPGYILCAELIIFYIGGYDRAELEREFLPVVIGHVTSGTSRKNFIHLAQSGKYGVPGRKPPRVFSGCWSFCFLERTSRRWAGAPWAWATISS; from the coding sequence ATGATATTTCCGAGTCTGATTTTTAAAATTGCGTTCATTTTACTCGTCgcctttttaaataaagtttctAATTCACTTATAGACTCACCGATCTTGGAAAGCATTCCAGGAGACATTGCCATTGAACAAAACGATTTCGTAAAATCGTACGGTTTGGATCCGGTAGGGAATTTAGTGTCCATTGAAGTACCCGAAGACGCTAACCTTGATTTCAACGGTCTCGCCAAGAAGTACGGGCATCCGTGCGAAGAGCATTACATCGAGTCAGAGGATGGTTATATCACCAAGTTATTTCATTTACCGGGAGATAAGAAACGGCCGGTACTCATGATGCACGGCATCTTCGATTCTGCCGATACTTTTATCATCAGAGGCAACAGATCAATGGCCATATCCCTCGCGAACACTGGCTACGACGTGTGGGTGGGAAACATGAGAGGAAACAAACATTCCCGGAGACACGTTACTCTGAATCCCGACAAAGATCCTGAATTTTGGAACTTCAGTTACCACGAAATGGCGTTGTACGATCTACCTGCGACTATCGACTACATCCTGGGTCACACCGGCCAGACACGGATCTATGGTATCGGTCATTCCCTGGGCAACAATATTTTCTTTGCAATGACGTCAATGTTGCcacaatataacaaaaaaatcaggATTTTCATTTCGTTAGCACCGGCTGTTCACCTTGACAATATTAAATTGCCGACAAGAATACTGGCTGTGCTATCTCCCCTTAACAACTATTTGTTGAAAGGTACTGGGCAAGAGGAAATACTTGCGGATTCAACCATCCTGTTTAAAATTTTACGAAAAGTTTGTCCGATTGGTCTGCCTGGATATATTTTATGCGCTGAATTGATTATATTTTACATAGGTGGCTACGATAGGGCAGAACTAGAGCGTGAATTCTTGCCGGTCGTTATAGGTCATGTTACCAGTGGTACCTCAAGGAAAAACTTCATTCACTTGGCGCAGTCGGGTAAATACGGGGTGCCTGGCAGAAAACCTCCCCGAGTGTTCAGTGGCTGctggtccttttgttttcttgaGAGGACGAGCAGGCGCTGGGCCGGTGCACCCTGGGCGTGGGCAACAATCTCCTCGTGA
- the LOC101739307 gene encoding lipase 1: MVKIGLRTFFMILSIGLHLASAVSILEYLFNLDVNENEDSNFKDLVIKYGKECEEYQVVTEDGYILTLFRIPGDVNRPVLLVHGCFGSGDSFILRGKKSLAYALAEAGYDVWVCNYRGTKYSRKHVTVDPDRDDKFWDYSFEEIGYYDMPAFIDFILEKTGQAKLQTIGYSQGGTVFYVMGSIKPEYNEKIKVLISLAPIAHFYHIKNPVTRLFENESRLSNIINAMGKEEIFGPRSGERAMIDAICWSPLTGYKICSQFLFELVGYDEDECEPKFYYKLKHYVPNSISKKNVQHLLQLRRGFNRFDYGPERNLEVYNATSPSKYDLDKVKMKIVLYVSKNDRLSTVEDGEELRNEFSNVVEFRIIERDEFNHLDFIWAKNMDKYIFPHILRALEQYNF; encoded by the coding sequence ATGGTTAAAATTGGCCTTAGGACGTTCTTCATGATATTATCGATCGGCTTACACTTGGCATCAGCAGTGTCCATCCTAGAATATCTATTTAATCTAGATGTAAACGAAAACGAGGATTCCAACTTCAAGGACCTGGTCATTAAATACGGTAAGGAATGCGAAGAGTATCAAGTGGTAACGGAGGATGGTTACATTTTAACTCTCTTCCGTATTCCGGGTGACGTCAATCGACCGGTATTGCTTGTGCACGGCTGTTTTGGTTCTGGGGATTCGTTCATCTTAAGGGGTAAGAAGTCGCTGGCTTACGCTCTAGCTGAGGCTGGCTACGACGTGTGGGTCTGCAACTATAGAGGAACTAAATACAGCAGGAAACATGTCACTGTAGATCCAGATCGTGACGACAAGTTCTGGGATTACAGCTTTGAAGAAATCGGTTACTACGACATGCCCGCGTTCATAGACTTCATCTTGGAGAAGACCGGACAAGCCAAGTTACAGACGATAGGATACTCGCAAGGAGGAACGGTCTTCTACGTAATGGGATCTATCAAGCCAGAATACAACGAGAAAATTAAGGTACTAATTTCCCTTGCGCCGATAGCACACTTTTATCACATCAAAAATCCAGTGACCAGGCTGTTCGAAAACGAATCACGTCTGAGTAACATTATCAATGCTATGGGCAAGGAAGAAATTTTTGGTCCACGATCAGGAGAACGAGCTATGATCGACGCGATTTGCTGGAGTCCGTTGACCGGCTACAAGATCTGTTCTCAGTTCTTATTCGAATTGGTTGGTTACGATGAGGACGAATGCGAACCGAAattctattataaattaaagCATTACGTACCGAATAGCATTTCGAAAAAGAATGTCCAGCATTTACTCCAATTGAGGCGCGGTTTCAATCGATTCGATTACGGGCCGGAGAGGAACCTTGAGGTCTACAACGCGACATCGCCATCGAAATATGATTTGGATAAGGTCAAGATGAAAATTGTTCTGTACGTATCGAAAAACGATAGGTTGTCAACagtggaagatggcgaagaacTACGGAATGAGTTCTCTAACGTTGTTGAATTTCGCATCATCGAACGCGACGAATTCAACCATTTAGATTTTATATGGGCCAAAAATATGGATAAATACATTTTCCCGCACATACTTCGAGCCTTGGAGCAATATAACTTCTAA
- the LOC119628817 gene encoding lipase 1-like, whose translation MSFKTFKLISALVFLTFKRGVATEDSSGTVPSFSSIAEALGYDCIVHTITTKDGYILTLFNIPGNKTRPIFFMHGFGDSSRTFIVRGNTSMLVSVAKAGYDVWAGNMRGNEYSRDHVTLNADIDVAAYWNFSYHEVGVYDLPAQIDYILNKTQQNRLSVISHSQGSAVFFVLLSTYPEYNEKIRPLITLGPLSYAQNIRPPVRLLILIAPVLEVIFKALNQYELFDRTTRLIVELLCSLRPFGGELCEAILLSTAGQSDDTFKGGFIRTVINYYPVSTSVKNSLHVAQNSNSRRFAQYDYGPAANIARYGNALPPAYDLSKVNCSVAILMAKNDKLSPIEDNSLSRNVDSGQYRSTTMGSTEVDNGQYRRKQWALPK comes from the exons ATGTCGTTCAAAACATTCAAATTAATAAGTGCTCTCGTATTCCTAACATTTAAGCGCGGTGTAGCCACGGAAGACTCGTCCGGGACCGTACCAAGCTTTTCATCAATAGCTGAAGCCCTCGGATACGATTGCATTGTTCACACGATCACAACGAAAGACGGTTACATACTCACTCTGTTCAATATACCGGGTAACAAAACCAGGCCGATTTTTTTTATGCACGGATTCGGAGATTCCTCACGCACGTTCATAGTCCGAGGGAACACATCTATGTTGGTATCCGTGGCCAAAGCCGGGTATGACGTGTGGGCCGGGAACATGAGGGGGAATGAATACTCCCGCGACCACGTGACGCTGAACGCAGATATAGACGTCGCGGCCTACTGGAATTTTTCGTACCACGAAGTCGGCGTGTACGATCTGCCCGCCCAAATCGATTACATACTGAACAAGACCCAACAAAATCGACTGAGTGTCATAAGTCATTCCCAAGGAAGCGCCGTATTCTTCGTGCTCTTATCCACTTACCCAGAGTACAATGAAAAGATTCGACCCCTAATAACACTAGGGCCTTTATCATACGCTCAAAACATACGACCTCCAGTTAGATTATTGATTCTAATCGCGCCCGTTTTGGAGGTAATATTCAAGGCATTAAACCAGTACGAGCTGTTTGATAGAACTACGAGACTCATCGTAGAATTGCTTTGCAGTCTCCGACCGTTCGGTGGTGAATTGTGCGAAGCCATACTGCTGAGCACGGCGGGACAAAGCGACGACACGTTCAAAGGAGGATTCATTCGCACGGTCATAAATTACTACCCGGTGAGCACTTCAGTTAAGAACAGCCTGCACGTTGCCCAAAACAGTAACAGCAGAAGGTTCGCCCAATACGATTACGGTCCGGCGGCGAACATCGCTAGATACGGCAACGCTCTTCCACCGGCTTACGATCTGAGCAAAGTGAACTGCAGCGTAGCAATTCTCATGGCCAAAAACGACAAGCTGTCGCCAATCGAAGATAAC TCGCTGTCCCGGAATGTAGACAGCGGGCAGTACCGTAGTACAACAATGGGCAGTACCGAAGTAGATAATGGGCAGTACCGACGTAAGCAATGGGCACTACCGAAGTAA